From the genome of Elusimicrobiota bacterium, one region includes:
- the lptC gene encoding LPS export ABC transporter periplasmic protein LptC — protein sequence MKNIYSFIFLTTLIFIGCNNNNIPIKEVTQVPDQAIENFTVTETVSGKRHWVMEAPSAKIFEEQKKAILISPAIKFYKKGEYLSTLTAEKGSIDMNTYDITGEGKCFLNTAKGENLETTNLKYLSQAQKIVTDEKVKIVQKGNTVYGKGLEATPDLSTITIKNQTTEIW from the coding sequence ATGAAAAACATATATAGTTTTATTTTTTTGACAACGCTAATTTTTATCGGGTGTAATAACAATAATATTCCGATTAAAGAAGTGACTCAAGTTCCCGATCAGGCGATAGAAAATTTTACAGTTACCGAAACTGTGAGCGGGAAACGCCACTGGGTAATGGAAGCCCCTTCGGCAAAAATATTTGAAGAACAAAAGAAAGCAATACTTATAAGCCCTGCAATTAAATTTTATAAAAAGGGAGAATATTTATCCACATTGACAGCCGAAAAAGGGTCAATAGATATGAATACTTACGATATTACAGGCGAGGGAAAATGTTTTCTTAATACGGCAAAAGGCGAAAACCTTGAAACAACAAACTTAAAATACCTTTCTCAAGCGCAGAAAATAGTTACTGATGAAAAAGTAAAAATTGTCCAAAAAGGCAATACTGTTTATGGAAAAGGACTTGAAGCTACCCCGGATCTTTCAACAATAACTATAAAAAATCAGACTACTGAAATATGGTAA
- a CDS encoding lysophospholipid acyltransferase family protein: protein MKLLRLFLSPAVFGKKQLIYIYEKIYRYIYYLIIISLFKVAQLLPYKTAVKFGGFLGLVAYYVIKVSREPAIINLKNSFPEKSPEEIRLLAKNIGVKTGKNIFEFLYYPKLSSADLGRIVEIENENILADAVKKGKGVLLASAHCGNWEFLGAAMASKGYPVNVIAKKSYLDRGNKMLLNFRISKGLKIIFRDQSDTARKMLKALKNGEILALLIDQDTSVPGVFVNFFSRLAWTPSGLATLALKTEAKVVLALDARLPDDRHKVVITPIEISKTGNFENDVLKNTQHVTSLIENHIRQYPDQWVWWHKRWKTRPS, encoded by the coding sequence GTGAAGTTGTTGAGATTGTTCTTAAGTCCCGCGGTCTTTGGAAAAAAGCAACTGATTTATATCTATGAAAAAATTTATAGATATATTTATTATTTGATAATTATTTCATTATTTAAGGTAGCCCAGTTATTGCCTTATAAAACTGCAGTAAAATTTGGAGGTTTTCTTGGGCTGGTTGCATATTATGTTATTAAAGTATCCAGAGAACCGGCAATAATTAATCTTAAAAACTCTTTTCCGGAAAAATCTCCCGAAGAAATACGCTTGTTAGCCAAAAATATTGGGGTAAAAACGGGAAAAAATATTTTCGAATTTCTTTATTATCCGAAATTAAGTTCAGCGGATTTGGGACGGATTGTGGAAATTGAAAATGAAAATATTTTAGCTGACGCAGTTAAAAAAGGGAAAGGCGTATTACTGGCCAGCGCGCATTGCGGGAACTGGGAGTTTTTAGGGGCGGCGATGGCTTCAAAAGGGTATCCTGTAAACGTGATTGCCAAGAAAAGTTATCTAGATAGGGGCAATAAAATGCTTTTGAATTTCAGGATATCCAAAGGCCTAAAGATAATTTTTCGGGATCAAAGCGATACCGCGCGAAAAATGCTGAAAGCTTTAAAAAACGGCGAAATTCTTGCTTTATTGATTGATCAGGACACTTCGGTTCCGGGCGTATTTGTCAATTTTTTTTCGCGGCTTGCCTGGACACCTTCCGGATTAGCAACCCTTGCTTTAAAAACTGAAGCAAAGGTTGTGCTGGCTCTTGATGCTCGCCTTCCTGATGACAGGCATAAAGTGGTAATCACGCCGATTGAAATAAGCAAAACCGGAAATTTTGAGAATGATGTTTTAAAAAACACTCAACATGTTACCAGCTTAATAGAAAATCATATAAGACAATATCCGGACCAGTGGGTTTGGTGGCATAAAAGGTGGAAGACCAGGCCTAGCTAA